The proteins below come from a single Mya arenaria isolate MELC-2E11 chromosome 8, ASM2691426v1 genomic window:
- the LOC128244929 gene encoding GMP reductase 2-like has translation MPRIDNDVKLDFKDVLFRPKRSTLRSRSDVDLTRTFIFRNSGQTYTGIPVMVANMDTTGTFEMAKAIGKHLMFTVIHKHYSVEEWKEFARENKDIIGHVAASTGTGENDLKKLKEILDAVPEVKFLCVDVANGYSEHFVHFVKSCRKEFPNHTIMAGNVVTGEMVEELILSGADIIKVGIGPGSVCTTRKKTGVGYPQLSAVIECADAAHGLGGHIISDGGCTCPGDVSKAFGAGADFVMLGGMFAGHEESGGEMVEQNGKKYKIFYGMSSATAMKKHAGGVAEYRASEGKTVQIEYRGPVENTLQDILGGVRSTCTYVGAGKLKELSRRTTFIRVTQQLNEVFAASTKEH, from the exons ATGCCAAGAATCGACAATGACGTGAAGTTGGACTTCAAAGATGTTTTATTTCGTCCAAAAAGGAGCACTCTCAGAAGTCGATCTGAT GTTGACTTGACTAGAACCTTTATATTCCGAAACTCGGGCCAGACTTACACAGGGATTCCTGTCATGGTGGCCAACATGGACACAACTGGAACATTCGAGATGGCCAAGGCAATTGGAAAA CACCTCATGTTTACTGTGATACACAAACACTACTCTGTCGAGGAATGGAAGGAGTTCGCCAGAGAAAACAAGGACATTATTGGG CATGTAGCTGCCAGCACTGGTACCGGTGAAAATGATCTCAAGAAACTGAAGGAGATTCTCGATGCCGTTCCAGAAGTCAAGTTCCTGTGTGTAGACGTTGCCAATGGTTACTCGGAACACTTTGTGCATTTTGTGAAGAGCTGTAGAAAAGAGTTTCCTAACCATACAATTATG GCTGGAAACGTGGTGACGGGTGAGATGGTTGAAGAGCTTATACTGTCAGGCGCAGACATTATCAAGGTGGGGATTGGTCCAGGCTCCGTGTGTACCACCCGTAAGAAGACAGGTGTCGGCTATCCCCAGCTTAGTGCCGTCATAGAGTGCGCTGATGCAGCTCATGGACTTGGTGGACATATTATTTCT GATGGGGGATGCACATGTCCTGGTGATGTCTCAAAAGCTTTCGGCGCGGGTGCTGACTTTGTCATGTTGGGCGGGATGTTTGCTGGGCATGAGGAGTCAGGTGGGGAAATGGTCGAGCAGAATGGGAAGAAGTACAAGATCTTTTATGGCATGAGTTCCGCTACGGCTATGAAGAAACATGCTGGCGGGGTGGCTGAATACAG agcgtccgagggtaaaactgtaCAGATCGAGTACCGAGGTCCGGTAGAAAACACTTTGCAGGACATTCTTGGTGGTGTTCGCTCCACGTGTACATATGTCGGTGCAGGAAAACTGAAAGAGCTAAGCAGACGCACAACTTTCATCCGTGTCACCCAGCAGCTGAATGAAGTGTTTGCTGCAAGCACCAAGGAACACTGA